The Candidatus Glassbacteria bacterium genome includes a window with the following:
- a CDS encoding pectate lyase precursor has protein sequence MSAALDSIPAFPGAEGWGAYTPGGRGGQVIHVTNLKPDGPGSFQEACSARGARIVVFDTSGMIDAPVTIEHGRITIMGQTAPGAGITIRGKFAAESADSGRLGDIVVRFLRVRPVQLSTGDGSDQDAVQFNMVDRCILDHISVAWSTDENIGFYQARHSTVQWCSIEEACVEGHYKGRHNYGLLCGPDGGPISVHHNLFANNSRRHPAVANGPSDVRNNVVYNARDGFLHDNPPNKLGFNIIGNYYKRGPSSKTIHPFCFADSALYFLRDNYVDGVGLVNDPWALTNISASFSHYCPLGVRSRAEFATPPVTTQPSRDAYHLVLERAGCFPRDVLTRRTVAEVRSRSGDWGKREPDDLMAGLAAAQSPTDSDRDGMADSWERINGLNPADSSDHTRIMQSGYTAIEEYCHRLASRLLR, from the coding sequence CTGTCAGCCGCACTCGACTCGATCCCCGCCTTTCCGGGCGCCGAGGGCTGGGGTGCGTACACTCCCGGAGGCCGCGGAGGACAGGTGATCCATGTCACCAATCTCAAGCCTGACGGACCGGGAAGTTTCCAGGAAGCCTGCAGCGCGCGCGGAGCGCGGATCGTCGTGTTCGACACCAGCGGAATGATCGACGCTCCCGTAACAATCGAGCACGGCAGGATCACGATCATGGGCCAGACCGCGCCAGGCGCCGGGATCACGATCCGGGGCAAGTTCGCCGCCGAATCGGCCGACAGCGGCAGGCTGGGCGATATCGTGGTGCGCTTCCTGCGCGTGCGGCCGGTGCAGCTTTCCACCGGCGACGGCAGCGACCAGGACGCGGTCCAGTTCAACATGGTCGACCGCTGCATCCTGGACCACATCTCCGTGGCCTGGAGCACGGACGAGAATATCGGCTTCTACCAGGCCCGCCACAGCACGGTGCAATGGTGCAGTATCGAGGAAGCCTGTGTCGAGGGACACTACAAGGGACGGCACAACTACGGGCTGCTCTGCGGTCCTGACGGCGGCCCGATCTCGGTGCACCATAACCTGTTCGCCAACAACAGCCGCCGTCACCCGGCGGTCGCCAACGGACCCTCGGATGTGCGCAACAACGTGGTGTATAACGCCCGTGACGGGTTCCTGCACGACAACCCGCCCAACAAGCTCGGCTTTAATATCATCGGCAACTACTACAAACGCGGGCCGTCCAGCAAGACGATCCACCCGTTCTGTTTCGCCGACAGCGCCCTGTATTTCCTGCGCGATAACTACGTGGACGGTGTGGGGCTGGTGAACGACCCCTGGGCGCTGACAAATATCTCCGCCAGCTTCAGCCACTACTGCCCGCTCGGGGTCCGCTCGCGAGCGGAGTTCGCTACTCCGCCGGTGACCACCCAGCCCTCGCGCGACGCCTACCACCTGGTGCTCGAACGGGCGGGCTGTTTTCCACGCGACGTCCTGACCAGACGCACCGTGGCCGAGGTCCGCTCCCGCTCCGGCGACTGGGGAAAGCGGGAGCCGGATGACCTGATGGCCGGCCTGGCCGCAGCGCAATCCCCAACCGACTCCGACCGCGACGGGATGGCCGACTCGTGGGAGCGCATCAACGGCCTGAACCCGGCCGACAGCTCGGACCACACGCGCATAATGCAGTCGGGTTACACGGCTATCGAGGAATACTGCCACCGGCTGGCGTCGCGCCTGCTGCGTTGA